Proteins encoded in a region of the Quercus lobata isolate SW786 chromosome 8, ValleyOak3.0 Primary Assembly, whole genome shotgun sequence genome:
- the LOC115956148 gene encoding inactive serine/threonine-protein kinase At1g67470-like, whose translation MRCWWRDRFLRLSEKSEEKEKRERQFIENGSKLLEKLIVSCNGKPIPIRSFFAKELRQATNNYNNHYGMLWFKGSLDGQIVIVRRLPSSKFWADLAINDLAISAQMSAHSNVLKPIGYCLETTTPILVYACATNAFLSDRIYVSHVTNRQHQPMVWESRLKIARQIAHAISYLHTAFQRPVIHMGIHMTNILLDEHDVPKLSHFCDSVSIPDGETDVEVDGNCLYSKFKTPEIKATGKATEKTDVYYFGKLLFELLTGEDSYNITRLTIDKKSSLIAYMHNHAQVCCINEIVDPTILAAEGGASLEPQLQAFLQLALTCAGEDPQRRPTMVDVTKELRRIESFVL comes from the coding sequence ATGCGGTGTTGGTGGAGAGATCGTTTCTTGAGACTGAGTGAGAAAAGtgaggaaaaagagaaaagagagagacaattTATTGAGAATGGAAGCAAGCTACTAGAGAAGCTTATTGTCTCTTGCAATGGCAAGCCAATTCCCATCCGTAGCTTCTTTGCTAAAGAGCTCCGACAAGCAACCAACAACTATAATAATCATTATGGAATGCTTTGGTTTAAGGGCTCTCTTGATGGACAAATCGTTATCGTTAGGAGACTTCCTAGCTCTAAATTCTGGGCCGATTTAGCCATCAATGATTTAGCGATTTCTGCACAAATGAGTGCTCACAGTAATGTATTAAAACCCATAGGGTATTGTCTCGAGACTACAACTCCCATTTTAGTGTATGCATGTGCTACCAATGCTTTCCTTTCTGATCGAATTTATGTCTCACATGTTACTAATCGACAACATCAGCCCATGGTTTGGGAGAGCAGATTAAAGATTGCAAGGCAGATTGCTCATGCAATTTCCTATCTCCATACAGCCTTCCAAAGACCTGTCATCCATATGGGTATACATATGACAAATATCTTATTAGATGAACATGATGTTCCTAAATTGTCTCACTTTTGTGATTCAGTATCAATCCCTGATGGTGAAACTGACGTGGAAGTTGATGGCAATTGTTTGTATTCGAAGTTCAAAACCCCAGAGATTAAAGCAACAGGTAAGGCAACAGAAAAAACTGATGTGTATTACTTTGGTAAGCTTCTTTTCGAACTTTTAACTGGAGAGGATTCTTATAATATAACCCGATTGACAATTGACAAAAAATCTAGCTTAATAGCCTACATGCATAACCATGCTCAAGTTTGTTGCATAAACGAGATTGTGGATCCGACAATTTTGGCAGCAGAAGGAGGTGCTAGTTTAGAGCCACAATTACAAGCTTTTTTGCAGCTTGCATTGACATGTGCAGGGGAAGATCCACAGAGAAGGCCAACAATGGTAGATGTTACCAAAGAACTCAGGCGGATTGAAAGCTTTGTACtatga
- the LOC115956149 gene encoding non-functional pseudokinase ZED1-like gives MSKKGEERKEKERAFLENGSKVLEKLIVSCNGKPIPIRSFTVQQLHQATNNYHNHLGTYWFKGSLEGRLVLVKRFPDSKFLADFVINDLVISAQMSAHANVLKLIGCCLETTSPILVYEFAANGLLADRIYSSHVIERQHQFMAWERRLKIARQIAYAISYLHIGFSRPVIHMAIDMESILLDENDVPKLSNFLVSVSIPEGETEVEAAGDFWSLKFKTPEIEATDSSLTAYIRNHAQGRCISKIMDPTILAEQQLQAVLDLTLRCTEDDPQRRPTMVDVTKELRRIERFVPYD, from the exons ATGAGTAAGAAAGGcgaagaaagaaaggaaaaagaaagagcatTCCTTGAGAATGGAAGCAAGGTACTGGAGAAGTTAATTGTCTCTTGCAATGGGAAGCCTATTCCCATCCGGAGCTTCACAGTTCAACAGCTCCACCAAGCAACCAACAACTATCATAATCATCTGGGAACGTATTGGTTCAAGGGTTCTCTTGAAGGACGACTTGTTCTTGTTAAACGATTTCCTGACTCGAAATTTTTGGCCGATTTTGTAATCAATGATTTAGTAATCTCTGCACAGATGAGTGCTCACGCTAATGTGTTAAAACTCATAGGGTGTTGTCTCGAGACTACATCTCCCATTTTAGTGTATGAATTTGCTGCCAATGGCCTTCTTGCAGATCGAATTTATTCCTCTCATGTTATTGAACGACAACATCAATTCATGGCATGGGAAAGAAGGTTAAAAATTGCAAGGCAGATTGCTTATGCAATTTCCTATCTCCATATTGGGTTCTCAAGACCTGTCATCCACATGGCTATAGATATGGAAAGTATCTTATTAGATGAAAATGATGTTCCCAAATTGTCCAACTTTTTGGTTTCCGTTTCAATTCCTGAGGGTGAAACTGAGGTAGAAGCTGCTGGCGACTTCTGGTCTTTGAAGTTCAAAACCCCCGAGATTGAAGCAACAG ATTCTAGCTTAACAGCATACATCCGTAACCATGCTCAAGGTCGATGCATAAGCAAGATTATGGATCCTACAATTTTGGCAGAGCAGCAATTACAAGCTGTGCTGGACCTCACCTTGAGATGTACAGAGGATGATCCACAGAGAAGGCCAACTATGGTAGATGTCACCAAAGAACTAAGGCGGATTGAGAGGTTTGTGCCATATGATTAA